A stretch of the Fundulus heteroclitus isolate FHET01 unplaced genomic scaffold, MU-UCD_Fhet_4.1 scaffold_49, whole genome shotgun sequence genome encodes the following:
- the LOC118560809 gene encoding sodium channel subunit beta-2-like, translated as MNTAWFTEGGALYDIQSVQPAAEDPSQSRPTPSCIIPMKAELLFLFLTFGVLPSVCGGNLIIPAVVGGDVTLPCKADRNQPLDVVEWSRPGTITEFVLIFRTQHPEVLEVQKKSYEGRVELKDRETGDMSLVLRNVTAEDGGTYECYVLRERSRRKRAEPQPISTVHLHVAPPPPPPGNEDGDMKDGGINNVMDIFGNSRSHVVVAACAGMILIVLIVAVAIISRKNKKMSSPPDEAQAHPMI; from the exons ATGAACACAGCCTGGTTCACTGAGGGAGGAGCCTTAT ACGACATCCAGAGTGTCCAACCTGCAGCAGAGGACCCGTCTCAGTCCCGTCCAACACCGTCCTGTATCATCCCCATGAAGGCCGAgcttctgtttctcttcctgaCTTTTGGGGTCCTCCCATCAGTCTGTGGTGGAA ACCTAATCATCCCTGCTGTGGTTGGAGGTGATGTCACTCTGCCCTGTAAGGCTGATAGGAACCAGCCTCTGGATGTGGTGGAGTGGAGCAGACCTGGTACCATCACAGAGTTTGTTCTCATCTTCAGAACTCAACACCCAGAAGTCTTAGAAGTCCAGAAAAAAAGCTACGAGGGTCGAGTAGAGCTGAAGGACAGAGAGACAGGAGACATGTCTTTGGTTCTGAGGAACGTCACGGCCGAAGACGGAGGAACGTATGAGTGTTATGTTCTGAGAGAAAGAAGCCGCAGGAAGAGAGCTGAGCCTCAACCAATCAGCACCGTCCACCTGCATGtagctccgcctcctcctcctccag GGAACGAGGATGGAGACATGAAGGATGGAGGGATCAACAATGTCATGGACATCTTTGGCAACAGTCGAAGtcatgttgttgttgctgcCTGTGCTGGGatgattttaattgttttaattgttgCTGTTGCAATAATTAgcaggaagaacaagaagatgTCTTCTCCTCCTGATGAAGCACAAGCACATCCGATGATCTGA
- the LOC118560791 gene encoding butyrophilin subfamily 2 member A1-like: MNTAWFTEGGALYDIQSVQPAAEDPSQSRPTPSCIIPMKAELLFLFLTFGVLPSVCGGNLIIPAVVGGDVTLPCKADRNQPLDVVEWSRPGTITEFVLIFRTQHPEVLEVQKKSYEGRVELKDRETGDMSLVLRNVTAEDGGTYECYVLRERSRRKRAEPQPISNRPPACSSASSSSR; the protein is encoded by the exons ATGAACACAGCCTGGTTCACTGAGGGAGGAGCCTTAT ACGACATCCAGAGTGTCCAACCTGCAGCAGAGGACCCGTCTCAGTCCCGTCCAACACCGTCCTGTATCATCCCCATGAAGGCCGAgcttctgtttctcttcctgaCTTTTGGGGTCCTCCCATCAGTCTGTGGTGGAA ACCTAATCATCCCTGCTGTGGTTGGAGGTGATGTCACTCTGCCCTGTAAGGCTGATAGGAACCAGCCTCTGGATGTGGTGGAGTGGAGCAGACCTGGTACCATCACAGAGTTTGTTCTCATCTTCAGAACTCAACACCCAGAAGTCTTAGAAGTCCAGAAAAAAAGCTACGAGGGTCGAGTAGAGCTGAAGGACAGAGAGACAGGAGACATGTCTTTGGTTCTGAGGAACGTCACGGCCGAAGACGGAGGAACGTATGAGTGTTATGTTCTGAGAGAAAGAAGCCGCAGGAAGAGAGCTGAGCCTCAACCAATCAGCAACCGTCCACCTGCATGtagctccgcctcctcctcctccaggtga